The genomic window TGATTATAGGAAGCGTCATTTTCGTAGCGACTGGCTTCTTGATTCGTTCTTATTTTCTTAAAAAAGAAATTGCGGAAATTTATTTAGAAGGAATCGCGCAATATTCCTCCGGTCATCTTCCCGAAGCAAAGAGCGCTTTTTTGCGCGTTCTTGAAATAAATGAACATCATACTGATTCGTTGTTCCTACTCGGAAAGATAGAATTCTTTTCTAAGAAGTTTCAGGATGCGGAAGATTACTTTGAAAAATGCAAAAAGCAGGATGCGGAAAGGCTTGATTGTTCTTTTTGGAAAGCTAAGTCCGGATTTCTGATAGGTAAACACTATGATGTCGTGGAGAATGAAATCTTTTTTTTGAAGACAAAAGGTTTCGAACACCCTGAATTAAATCATCTACAAGGTATGCTTTATGAAAGGTCCGGGAAACTATCGCTTGCGTTGAAGAGTTACGAGGAAGCGCTAAGTTTTACCGTGGTCGCGCTTCCGACTCTGCAAAGACTGGAAGCGATTTATTCGAAAGCTGGATTTAAAGAGAAAGCCGAAAAATACGAAGCTTTCAATCGATCAATTCGTGAATTTCACGCAAAAAATATTACTAGATAAATAAGAAGGACCGGTCAATGCAAAGGTTGCACTTACTCAAGGCGAAGATAGAAAGAGCTTTTCAAATCTATTTTAAAAGCACGGAAAAAGATATTATCGATGATTCGAAAGGATTTTTTTACAAAGTTTTTACCGTTCAGATTATCATCATTCTCATTTACTCGATAGGTAATCTAATCGTAACTTACAGCGTGAATTTCGACGAGGTCAGCGCACTGAATATGCGAATGAGGTTGCTGTTCGAACAACGAGGAGTGTCTCCTTTCTTATATTCGATGAATACTTACCCATACACAATACTATGGGCTATATTCTTTATTTTACTATATCAATTGTTCGCAACTTTCTCGAAGTATTTGGTGTTAAAGGCTTTTTCCGAGAATAATGTAAGCATGATAAGTCTCTTGGGAATAGAGATTACTTCCTATTCAAGATTCATTCTTTGCTTATTCCCGATTTTACTCTATGCGGAATTATTTCCGGAGCAATATAAGCAGGAGTTGCTTCCTTTGCTTTTTTATTCCTCAATTTATTTGATAACGCTATTGTGCGGTGTTTATCTATACGCATCAAGATATGTGAAACTATCGCAAATGATCTTTTCTCAAGCTATTGGCCGAGCGATATTCACTTTCTCAACACCGATCCTGGCCGTTTTTTTTATCGTTATTTGGATTATCCGTTAGATGAGTTTTCAAACCGCTAAAACTAAGAATAAGATTCTATTTGGTGTGATCGGAATTTTCGGGTTAACTGTATTTTCATTTGTCGTAATTTTTCCGAGGATTAAGAGTACTATAAGGTCGGACGCCAATCGAAAGGTCTCAGTGAAAGTTACCCGAGCTAAGGCCGTTGAAATCGCCCCTTCTATAGAATCTAGCGGTTCGATAGAACCTGAGGAGAAACTAGACTTATACTTTAAAGTGCCGGGTAGGCTTGATCGTGTTTTTGTGGAAGAAGGTGATCGGGTCAAACAAGGAAAGTTACTCGCTTCCTTAGAAAAATTTAATTTTGAGCAGGAAAAAAATCGTTATGAAGCATCCCTAGATTCAGCGAAGGCAAATCTCCGTTTAGCTCAGGAAAAATATGAGAAAGCAAAAAAAGGTATAGAAGCCCGTTTTATAGAAATCAAAAAACAAACGGAACTCGTTCATAAATATAAGGAAGAATACGAAAAAGCTAAAAGGACTTATGAGGCCAAAGAAGCAGTTGTAAAAGACGGGGGTCTCAGCCAGGAAGAGTTAAATGCTTCCAGAGTTGAGATGATTTCAAAAGCTACGACATTTGAAAACGGCAAACGAGATTTGGAAATTCAACAGATCGGCATGCGCGATTCGGATATTAAAGAATCCGGTTTCGAAATTCCGAAAACAGAATCCAAACGATTGCATGTTCTAAAAGAAATCGGGACGAAGATCGAAAAAGCCGAAATGGATGTAGCTTCCGCAAGCGTCCGTTCTACGGAAGCGCTTTTGACTTCCGCTAAACAGAACCTTAAAGAATCCGATCTCTACAGTCCTATTGATGGGACCTTAATCCGTAAATTTAAGACAAAAGGTGAAATATTGAACGGCGCCTCGGCGCAAGGGCAGGCAGTATTTACGGTTGCGAAAGTGGACAAAGTATTCGCTGTTTACAACGTGAGCGAAAAAGATTCGGTGAATATTCAAAAAGGATTAAATGTTGAGGTGACGGCGGATATTTTTGAAAATAAAAAGTTCGCGGGAACGGTCGCGAGAATTCAGGAATTTATCGATGAAAAAACGCATACCGTCCAAGTGAGTACTAAGGTTTCCAACGAGAGTCATTCTTTGAAACCGGGTATGTTCGTTAGAACCAAAACTTTTCAGGGCAAGAAAGAGAAAATGATCGAAATCCCGCGGACATGTTTCATCGAATCATCCGAGAAAGAAGGTTTCGTTTTTGTGATTCGAGATAAATTTGCATATAAAGTCGGGATTACTTTAAGAGAAACGTTAGGAGAATCTTTGCTTGTTTCGACAGGTCTTCAAGAAGGTGACATCATCGTAACCGATGGAATTTCAAGATTGAAGGAAGGCTCCGAGGTTGAAATCGACGAGTCTAAAATAGGACCGTAAATACAGTTTATCGAACAAGTTATCCTGTGCAAAATTTTCTTAAAAAGATGATTTCAAAGAGAGCCGGGATTCTCGCTTTCTATACATCTTTTGTTCTTTTCGGAATTATTTCGCTATTCGATTTGAAACTGGCAATTCTTCCAGATATTGGTTTTCCTAAAGTTCAAATCGAAACTAAATATCCATACGCAGGAATTGAAGAAGTCGAAAGTCTCGTTTCGAGGCCTCTTTCCGAGAGATTGGCAGGCGCAAGAGGAGTTAAAAAAGTAACAGCCATATCCGAGCCTGGGATAAGCAAAATCGCGATCACGTTCGCAAACAATCAAGATCTTGATTTTAAAATATTAGAGCTCAGAGAAAAAATAGAGCAAGTCCGTGAGATTTTACCACAGAATTCTGAAAAACCCGTACTTACACGTTTTGATCCATCCAGTAGTCCATTTTTAGAAATCGTATTTTTCCCAAAAAAAACAGAAGATTCCGTCGGATTGCGAAAGTATCTAGAAAATCATTGGAAGCCCGTTTTGGAAAGAATAGAAGGAGTTGCGAGCCTTCAAATCGGAGGAGGGTATGATCGGGAAATTCTTGCGAAAATCGATTCTAAAAGAATGCTATCCTACAATCTCTCTCCGGAGGCGGTAGGTAGGAGAATCATATTATCGAATCGTAATGTTCCAGCGGGTAGTGTACCCTCGGGAGATAAGGATGTTTTAGTTAGGGTGAAAGGAGAATCGGAGAACTTAGCGGACCTTTCCGAAACCGTCGTATCAGTGGGCCCGAACGGTGAAACAGTTCGGCTCAAGGATTTTGCGGATGTGACTATTAATTTTCGTAAAAGATCCGAAAAGGCATTGTTCAACGGTAAAGAATGCGTAATATTCTATTTTTATAAAGAATCCGGGGCGAACCCGATTGCTCTTTCGGACAAGATTTCAAAGGAAGCCGAATTGCTCTACGAGTCTTCGAAGGGAGAAGTCAAATATGTAAGCGGTTTCGACGAGGCGTCATACGTCGCGGAATCGATTCACGGACTTAGGCTTTCTCTTATTATAGGAGCATTTCTTGCTTTTTCGGTTTGCTTAGCGGTATTGCGAAATTTTTCCACTCCCCTCGTGTTGATAAGCATCGTTCCCGTCGCAGTACTTTCTAGCTTTTTCCTTTTTTGGATTTTCGGACTCTCCATAAATATGATGTCTTTAGGTGGTTTGACTGTTGGTATTGGCATGCTGTTTGACAATAGTAACGTCGTACTCTCCGCCATCGAGAAAAACCATGTTGGTAAAACAAAAAAGTTCGACGCGGTTGTTCTCGGATTGTCAGAAGTTTATGTTTCGGTAATTTTAGCGACGCTGTCGACCTTGTTCGTTTTCATTCCTATGATCTTTTTACGATCATTTATCGGGTCTATTTTCAGTGAAATGGCGATGGCGATCTCGCTCTCTCTGATTTTAAGTCTTCTGATTTCGCTTACTTTAACGCCCGTTTTATATTCTTTGTTTCCTAAATGGACGGCGCCCGAAGATTCACGAATCGCATCCTTTTTTACCTACTGCGCTAAGATCGAACAGTCGCTTGTTCATTCGCAGAGAAAATTTTTGGAAATGATCCTGCGTTTTCCAAGGAAACTTTTTATGACCCTCGCGGGCTTTGTTTTTTTATCCGGATTTGCGGTCTGGTTTGTGAATAAAGAGATTTTGCCGCAAATGGAAACTGGAGAATTCGAAGTACAAATAAAATTCCCTCAAGGAATTATGAGAGAGCGAATAGAAGACCTCAGCTTTGGAATCGAATCCTATATCAAAGATAAATATCCGATCGAATTGAGCCTTGCTAGAATCGGAAAAGAAAACGTTTCGAAAAATTCCAGTGGGTTCAATATCGATCCGGTTACCGAAATCCGTTTTGTAATACGATCGTGGGATGTCCGAAAAACGACCGAAATCGTCGCAAATGTTCGCAACGACCTTTTACGAGAATTTCCTCAGTTAGAAAGTAACGTTAAGTTTTCCGGTGACGTATTATCAACTTTGCTTGGAAAGAAAAACGAAATCGAAATTGAAATACGAGGCGAGAGTATTTCAACCTTAGAAAAGGTAGGAAAAAAGCTAAAGGCCGATGTGGAAAAAATTAAAGGAGTTAGAAAAGTTTCAATCGCTCTTGAAGATAAAGTAAAATCGTATTCTCTAAAATTAGACGAGTCGAAATTACTAATTTATGGATGGTCTGCGGAGGCCGTTAGTGAATTTCTCAAGATAGGAACCTTGGGCGGTTATTTTTCAGGATTGGAAATTTCGGGCGAAGAGGTTCCTATCCGGCTCGTTTTTAGAGAGGAAGATATTCCGAACGCTTATTCATTTAGAAATTTATATATTCCGCACGCGGGAAAACTCGTCCCATTGAGTGAAATTTCCTCTTTAGATGAATCCTCACAGTTCCGCTCCTTATACGGCGTAGGCTCCAGCAGGGCAAATTTTTTAAACGTTTATACGGATAAGGATAAAAAGGATTATGTTGAAAAGGAGACGGCGAAACTTTTTAATTCTTCGAATGACCCGGAAGTTACGATCGATTTTAAGGACGGGGACGATACCAAAGACGTATTATTCGAACTATTATTCACGATTTTGCTGGCGTATATCATCTTATACTTATTGATTGCCGGTCAATTCGAATCGATTCAGGTCGCGAATAAGATCCTTTTTACGATTCCATTCGCAGTAATCGGAGCGTTACCCGTTCTTGTCGTTACCGGTAAGTCTCTTAACGCCAGTTCGTTCGTCGGTTTGGTTTTATTGATGGGCATATCGATAGATTCAGCGGTATTGTTTTACGAATATTATATATTAGAGAAAATAAAAGTAGTTTCTTCCGAAAAGGCGGCTTTTAACGCGTCGGCCATCATTCTTAGACCAGTAATCATGAACTCTGCAACTACTTTTGCAGGACTTTTGCCGGTAATGCTGGAATTGACACCCGGTTCGGAATTTCAGTCCTCTATGGCGACGGCAATCGGTTTCGGACTCATATTGAGCGTACTAAATTCTTTGTTATGGATCCCTTTTCTTTTTGCTAGAGAAGAACGAATCTAAATTTTTTAAAACGATAAGCTCTTATGTTTACTTTATTCGATTCTCTTGCAAACCGAAGACCTGGACTTCATTTGTCAATCCTAACGTTACTACTTCTGTTGACCGTCTTGAATCTAAGGAATATTCGTTGGGAGGTTTATCCTGTGTCCGTTTCCGGAAACGTTATCGTTACTACGCAACATGCGGGAGCTGACGTTCAAAAGATGGAATCGGAAATCACGTTTCCGTTGGAGGAGGCACTATCGAGTACGGGTGGGATTTCGGAGATGCGTTCCGTAACGGAAGCGGGTAAGTCGGAAATTCGAATAAGCTTTGAAAATTCGGATAAAATTCTGAAATACATAGCCGAAATCCGGGAAAAGATAGAACGCGTTTCTACCGGCTTTTCAAAAGAAATCCGTAAACCTACCATCGAATCTTCCGGTTCCGTAGAAAGTCCCGCCTTAGTAATATCGATTCAAAAGGATCAGATCGATAAGAAAGAGTTACGTTTATATGCCGAAAAAAGACTGAAAGCCAAAATCGAAACGGATCCTAATGTGGGCAGAGCGATTTTAGTGGGAGGTGAAGCTTACGAAATCCTAATCGCAATTGATAGGGATCGTTTGGAAGCGGAAGGGTTGACTATTGATGACGTTGTCCGCAAAATAAAGTCGAACAATTCACATTCGCTTGTTTCCGTTTCAAACGAAGGGGAACTTGAAAAACCGATTTATTTGAACTTGAAGAAGAATGAACCGAGTGATTTTGCTCGAATCCCGTTGCAGCATAAAAACCGCGGGATCCTTTTTTTAAGAGATATTGCTAAGATCGACTATCAAACGAAAGATAAGGACAGTTTTTTTCGAAGGAACGGTCAGGAAGGTTTAAGTCTTTATGTTTATCCCGCTTTTCAAGGGAATCTCAGTTATCTAAGCAAGGAAGTAGAGAAATTTAGGACCGAATTTCAAAAAGATGGAATTCGTCTTGAGATCGCGTACGATCGTTATTCGCAGATCCGTAAGGAATTGTTCCGGCATTTTCTAACCTCCGGACTTTTATTTCTATTTACGATTCTATGCTTTTTTCGGAATTCACTTATCTCTTCTTTATTCTCTTTTGTTTTGGCGACCATTATCGTGTCCGGCGTTTTGCACGTTTGTTTCGGGA from Leptospira yasudae includes these protein-coding regions:
- a CDS encoding efflux RND transporter periplasmic adaptor subunit; this encodes MSFQTAKTKNKILFGVIGIFGLTVFSFVVIFPRIKSTIRSDANRKVSVKVTRAKAVEIAPSIESSGSIEPEEKLDLYFKVPGRLDRVFVEEGDRVKQGKLLASLEKFNFEQEKNRYEASLDSAKANLRLAQEKYEKAKKGIEARFIEIKKQTELVHKYKEEYEKAKRTYEAKEAVVKDGGLSQEELNASRVEMISKATTFENGKRDLEIQQIGMRDSDIKESGFEIPKTESKRLHVLKEIGTKIEKAEMDVASASVRSTEALLTSAKQNLKESDLYSPIDGTLIRKFKTKGEILNGASAQGQAVFTVAKVDKVFAVYNVSEKDSVNIQKGLNVEVTADIFENKKFAGTVARIQEFIDEKTHTVQVSTKVSNESHSLKPGMFVRTKTFQGKKEKMIEIPRTCFIESSEKEGFVFVIRDKFAYKVGITLRETLGESLLVSTGLQEGDIIVTDGISRLKEGSEVEIDESKIGP
- a CDS encoding efflux RND transporter permease subunit gives rise to the protein MISKRAGILAFYTSFVLFGIISLFDLKLAILPDIGFPKVQIETKYPYAGIEEVESLVSRPLSERLAGARGVKKVTAISEPGISKIAITFANNQDLDFKILELREKIEQVREILPQNSEKPVLTRFDPSSSPFLEIVFFPKKTEDSVGLRKYLENHWKPVLERIEGVASLQIGGGYDREILAKIDSKRMLSYNLSPEAVGRRIILSNRNVPAGSVPSGDKDVLVRVKGESENLADLSETVVSVGPNGETVRLKDFADVTINFRKRSEKALFNGKECVIFYFYKESGANPIALSDKISKEAELLYESSKGEVKYVSGFDEASYVAESIHGLRLSLIIGAFLAFSVCLAVLRNFSTPLVLISIVPVAVLSSFFLFWIFGLSINMMSLGGLTVGIGMLFDNSNVVLSAIEKNHVGKTKKFDAVVLGLSEVYVSVILATLSTLFVFIPMIFLRSFIGSIFSEMAMAISLSLILSLLISLTLTPVLYSLFPKWTAPEDSRIASFFTYCAKIEQSLVHSQRKFLEMILRFPRKLFMTLAGFVFLSGFAVWFVNKEILPQMETGEFEVQIKFPQGIMRERIEDLSFGIESYIKDKYPIELSLARIGKENVSKNSSGFNIDPVTEIRFVIRSWDVRKTTEIVANVRNDLLREFPQLESNVKFSGDVLSTLLGKKNEIEIEIRGESISTLEKVGKKLKADVEKIKGVRKVSIALEDKVKSYSLKLDESKLLIYGWSAEAVSEFLKIGTLGGYFSGLEISGEEVPIRLVFREEDIPNAYSFRNLYIPHAGKLVPLSEISSLDESSQFRSLYGVGSSRANFLNVYTDKDKKDYVEKETAKLFNSSNDPEVTIDFKDGDDTKDVLFELLFTILLAYIILYLLIAGQFESIQVANKILFTIPFAVIGALPVLVVTGKSLNASSFVGLVLLMGISIDSAVLFYEYYILEKIKVVSSEKAAFNASAIILRPVIMNSATTFAGLLPVMLELTPGSEFQSSMATAIGFGLILSVLNSLLWIPFLFAREERI
- a CDS encoding tetratricopeptide repeat protein, with the protein product MDIIEAVRKYTNRKNLYLIIGSVIFVATGFLIRSYFLKKEIAEIYLEGIAQYSSGHLPEAKSAFLRVLEINEHHTDSLFLLGKIEFFSKKFQDAEDYFEKCKKQDAERLDCSFWKAKSGFLIGKHYDVVENEIFFLKTKGFEHPELNHLQGMLYERSGKLSLALKSYEEALSFTVVALPTLQRLEAIYSKAGFKEKAEKYEAFNRSIREFHAKNITR